AATCTCAAAGCGCATATTTGTCGGCACACCGGCGAACGGCCCTTCAAGTGTCCGCATTGCCCCAGAGACTGCACCAATAAGGGTCGCCTGTACGTCGACATGTGCACGCACTCCTCCCATCGACGTTTCAACTGCTTAGAGTGTAAGAGCAGCTTTAGCCAGAAGAGCGCCCTGCAGAAGCATATGACCATTCATACCCGGTTGTTGTATAAGAGTACAAATCTCATTAAAGTGCAGTCTGGGGTCTCGCCAAAGCCTCTCGAGGAAGTGAAGCCCAGGGCCGAATACAAGCTGCGACCAAGATATACGAAGTAAGAAATTGGGCTgacaacaaatgaaattatcaatattattattagaAGGAGCATTAAGAATGAGTTATGTTTTCAACGTCGAGCATAGAAGAAGCCTTCTACAAAGACAATTTATTGTATGTAGAAATCGAATGACAAAAGCGTTGGGCCCGGCAAAAAATTTGGATGAATCTTGTATACCTAAGTtcaaattgtaaataaaatgaatatgAATTACTTCAATCTAACTGCAGTCCTCAACATAGTATTTGTAAGGGAACTGAAATAGGTTTATAAGTTTTTTGTAACTGTTTTAACTGGCTATTGAATAAATGATGTCAAAACAGAGATCTTTTCTCTATCTTTCCCAATCTCGAGTCGAGCAGGACTATGCCTTGTCATGCACAATACATGTTTTGGCCATTCTGCCGTGCTCTTTTCAATCATTCGATTTTACTTCTCTCGCTGGTGTCTTGTGCTTGGTCCTTTGAAGACCAAACATTTTTGAACAGCAGACAAAACTTTTTAGCAATTTTAAGTTGAGAAATATCcaaaaatttatttgaaaaaatcGTGTTTTTccttgttatttttttgtcgAAATAATATTGTACTTAAATTATATGTGGGTTTTCACTTTCTTTCTCTTAAcccatacaaaatatacattaTCGCTCGTCCGTACAGGACAGAACATGCTTCCTAATAACTTAAACAATGATCGCCTAGCTCTAACAAAATACATTCTATTGTTTCAGATTACTTGATGGACTTTCATTACGATCGGGGCTAGTTATTCATTTCTGCCGGTTGATCGTCCTCGTTTGAACTCTTCTCCTTTTTGTGGGAACGACTGTGGAGTATTAGCTGGACCTTCTTTGGGAACGTCTTTGGACAGTGTATACACTGGTAGTGGAGCGGTGGTGGTCCGGCAATATTTGGCGCTGGATCCTCCTCCTGCGCTACTACCCTGATGGTGAAAGGCCTCTTCATCAGCGGCGTGTCGGGGGTAATGGTGTTGCCCATCTCCTCCAAGTCCCCGTCCTCCTCGCTTTTGATGTTTGTTAAGTCCAAGTCGTCGGTCTCGATGATCTCAAAATATTCCGCCGCAGTGTTGTCGTTTTCAGCCTCGTTAAAAACCGGCGCAGTGGAATCAACAGCATCGACATCTATCTCGTTCTTCACGTTTACAGTCTGCTCCTGGGCCGCGTCATTTGGAATTATGGAAGTCTGCTCGTCAGTTGGTTCTCTCTTCACTGGTGCATGCCTCTGCATGGTCCGGCTGTACCTGCGCTTGAATCGATACGCATTCCGCAGCGCCTTAAAGCATGGCTCGCATAAATGCTGATGATGGCCGTCTCCTTCATCCACATTCAACCCGGTGCACTCCTTAATCAGATTGGCCGGAATGTCTTCCGGCTCGTAGGGCAAGCTCTCATCGTGTTTCTGCTTGGCAAAAATGTCCACTGGAGGCTCGGCGTCTTTTAGACAAATTCGGCAGCACATTTTCTTTAAATCGTCCATGTTTTCGCTTCCAATTTATTCCATTCCAGTTTTCGCGGTGGAAGCTATTTTTGAGAAAATTTACACCAATGTCTTGTGTTAGTTGTTGttggacttatcgataaaataacCATCAGAAGTATaccaatatatatatatttttttcttttttgaggGTTTAAGTTACCATGCTACCCGTGAGTAGCGTGGGATTATTTGGCCGCCCGCCTTTTGAAGGTGGAAATTGCCAAGTCAAAGAATACAATATGTTGTACTGTTTATAGCTTTACATCAATTTAGTCGATGAAGTCAATTAGTTTTTGGTACGCGCTGTTTCTTTTTCAAAGAATTTGTAAATATCATATTTTCTTAGAGATGGGAGTAAACCTTGTTGTGTTGTACTTGGTACAATTGATAATTAAATGCGAGGcgttatcgatactatcgcaTGTATCACATATGTTACTAGGAACTACATGCATTTTGGCGAGAGTCTGCTTATCGAATGCGTTACCACTAAGCGGTCTGTTGATTCTTTTAGCGTCAAAGGCTTTAAGCAAAgtctatacaataccaagatgttgcatgaggaacaaatgctttttcaattttcgtttgacgcttaatggtacgggcgcgcggggctagtacttcaattctcttttacgctacattcgcctccgaaatgctactcggcttcgtcaatgcctcggtcagcatcgagtcggtgtgtctcgagagaaagaatacaaaaacaaaatatgaatcgttgACGACGGGAAGCCATCTGGAATGACTCAGCACGTTGATGCTCGACTTGAATTTGGATGGTCCGATTTTTTGGTTTATCTTGGTgttctgttttggttttttggttcaAAATGCCGTTggttgtattatttattaagtatttttttattatttattattttctgaCTGACAacatactttttatttttaggaatatattttttagatttaagttctttttttaacttttttattTCTGCAAGAAGCCTGTGGCATTTCTTTTTATAAAAGTTTTTTGACTCAgaattttttttacatttttcgcAAATAGATACTTCTTCTTCTACAACAATTTCGGGCTCAATAAATTCTACAGAATTATTTTCCAGTTCAATTTCTAAGTTCAAAGTCGGAATAGCTTCGCTTTTCAACTTTTTCTTCCCTATATATGCGCTAGAAAAATGATCATCGCATATAATCAGTTTTTGTTCATAATTCTCCAGTGCAACACAACATTTTTCGCGCCAAATTTGACCAATAATGCTGTCTGCAGGCggaaaattaaacatttttataccaGGATTGGTACGCCTTGATTTTTGGCATGTCTTCACAATGCATTGCCGGCCGGACTTTGCATCACCTTTTCTTATTCCGCTCATATTTTTTTACAACTGATTTCACTGATTGCTAAacaagaagtgaagaagcgaGCCTGGCATGAGCTCGAGCCAACCCAGAAATATGCTTGTAgttgtgtatatgtgtgtatgtccTAGGTCGGCACGGCCATAAACCGGTTTCGGTTTCACACAAGCACACTGAAAGCATGTCAGtgtctgcgtgccgaaaccgtagggcaacgtggtcgctgatgtctttggcgcggcacagtggggactcagccgaaatagtcAAAAAATTGTAcgagtgctttagataaatttaatgtacgcatctaatagagaattttccaaacGAATTTTCAAGATTGTTGTCacgtcaatgttgctggtattttcAGACTTGTTGCTTGTAAACCGGAGTATGgccatttgtataccctatttcgttaatttaatATGTTTTCCAAACTGTTTTCAAAacataattaataaagaaattttctcaaattgatatgttttaaACGTATTCATGCATTTGTTTAGTTTCTTGTATATACATGTATCTTGATCCCGATACCATTTCAATACCTTCAAAATATCGCTGAAATACCTTTTAAACAGAGACTGATTGAAACTGCATTCATGAGAACCTCGGATGAATATTTCTACAATATTCTTTTTGCAGGTACCATTCTACTCCTCATGCTGCTATTGCGCGAGTAGCATGAAATGGTCACACAAATTTTAATCGCACTTTATTATCGAAATATCGTTTTACAGCACTATCAGCCGGTGAACCAAATCAACAAATAGAATTtctaaaaaatttaataattggAATTGGATCAATTAAAAGAGTAGAAAAATCTTCCATAGAGAAAGCAATACACAGCTTAAGCCCGCTAAAATGCCTTCCTACGAGCTAGCCCTGGTGCTGCGTCAATTGCCTCGCGTAAGTCACGTTTGAGAATTCCCGCAGCGTTACATAAaagtaaatattaatattaataataaccGTTTAAATGACAGCCCGAACTGATATCCGTGATACGCCGCACCGCCGAAGCAATATTGGACAAAGGAGGCATCATTCGGAAGCTGGAGAATCTCGGCACGCGGGCGTTGCCCCACAAAGTCAGTGAGCACGGGGTGGTGCATCGCGTGGGAACGCACTTCACAATCGCCTTCGACACGGCGCCCACGAAGATCTCGGACCTCAAGGAAGAGTTTGGCCGCGACATCGACATTGTGCGGCGGTACATCTTCAAGGTCGAGGAGCCGGAGGAGCACAAGTGCACGCTGCACGAGGAGATGTTGCCGCCCGCCTACCGCAAGGATGTCCAGCAGCTGATAGCGACGGCCCAAAAGAAGCAGAAACCGAAGTACAACTACAACTCGGGTCTGGACTACTATCCCTTCCAGAAGTAGAGGGCCTCCAAGTCGAATAAAATCTGTTAATGTATTTAAATGGTAAAATGATTTGTAGATAGGCGTGTGTTGTGCCGTCGTGCACTGGGGGATTTCGTCGTTCAACGCTCCTCTTACGAAATGTGTCTGCTGCTTATGCTTATCGGGGCATTTTGCACTACAAGTATTGGTCTTTATTTAGTTTATGGCGCGCAATCAACACCTTTACTTATCAGCAATTGATAAATAAACCCAATAAACATCGACGATTGGAAGAAGCAACGGCCCAAGTGGAAGTAGTGCCCCAAGAACCTTCGAGTagaccagaacagaacagaacacacaGAAATGCCGCCCCAGATACGTGCCCTCACGCCTGAGCTGCAGCAGACGGCCAACGAGCAGCTGCACGAGGTGCCCGATCGCCTCGAAGCGGATCTGGAGGCATTCAAGACCTGGatcaagcagcagccgcacctCAATTCGCGCACAGACGACCAGTTCCTGGTGGCCTTTCTGCGCGGCTGCAAGTTCAGTCTGGAGCGGGCCAAGTCCAAGCTGGACAAGTACTACACACTGCGCACCAAATATCCAGACCACTTCAACGTGACCACCACCAGGGGTCCCAAGTTTCGCGAGATTCATCAAACGGGGTAAGCTTTCGCTCACGGAAAACTCTTATGAATCGAATCGAAGTCCATTCATATCTCTGGCTCTCATAAACAGGGCGCTAGTCTACCTGCCGACTCCCCTGAACGGTAATGGGCCTCGCATTGCCATTTGGCGGATGGGGCTCTGTCCCGTGGAGAAGTACAACATTCTGGAGTGTATGCAGGTGGCGCAGGCCATGCAGGAGATCACCATCTTGGAGGATGACTACGCCAATGTCAATGGCATCGTGTTCATCATGGACATGAAGGGAGCCACAGCGGCGCACATGTTCCAGATGACGCCCTCGATGGCCAAGAAGTTCACGGTCTTCTCCGAGGAGGCGCTGCCACTGCGGCCCAAGGCCCAGCACTTTATCAACACCATCACGGGCTTCGAGCAGGTCTTCAACATCTTTAAGCCTATGATGTCCAAGAAGATGCAGGGCCGCCTTTTTGTCCATGGCAGCAAAATGGGGCTACTCACGGAACAGGTTCCGCTCCAGTACCTGTCCAAAAACTACGGCGGAGAGAACGGCGCCATCGAGGATATCGTCGCGGCGTGGGAAAAGAAGTTTGACGAGTATGAAGACTTCTTCCAGGCCAACGCCACCTACCGCACGGATGAGAGCCTGCGCCCCGGTAATCCCATCGACTTTGAGGGTCTCTTTGGCATCGAGGGATCCTTCCGGAAGCTGAATGTGGACTAAAGCAATCGGGGATTGTCTCTGTTACTCGTACTGTATTCTACGAATTTGTTTTATTGTCAAAATGAACTTGTTACTATCATCTAAAGAAGCATATCCTTCGCTGCCACTTTGTGGGGGTCGACTCAAACATCTTTCGCCGGTCAAGAGTTTGCTCCAGGTAGATATCTATCTGTTTCTCCACGTCCGAGCGCCACTTTAGCTCCAGGAAGAGCGGAAACACCTCGCCCGCTTTTTTGAGTCTCTTCTCCGCCCTTTGATAACATTTCCAGGGCTGTGGCTCCACCACGAGGAGCTCTGACAAATGCGTCAGACTCCGCAGAAACAGTTTAAGGCCTTCGTCATGATGATTGAGGTGGATCCACATGGTGATGGAGTAGCAGCAGATGGCATCGAACTTCTGCCGCTCCTGGCTGTGCAAGTAGCTTAGCACTGTCTCAAAGTCCGATCCGTTCATCACATCTACGCACTCGTATGTGATCTTCCCGGGACAGGTGTTCTCCTCCTTGGCGCGCTGGATAAGTCGCTCGTCAATGTCCACGCCAAGAATCTGCACGGAGCGCTGCAGGCGGTCCTCCAGGTAGCTGTGCAGCATTTGGGTGAAGACGCCACAGTTACAGCCGACATCCAGAACGAGATAGGGCCGCTTCTCATCCTCTAGGACAGCAGGCAGCCAGATATCCTTGTCCGGCAGCAGCTTCACCCTCTCCGAGGCCGAATTGAATTGATAGTAATTCATGAAGTTTCCATATTGCACGGCCCCAGGATCATCGTTGCGGATTTCCATGTTAGTTATAGGGAGATGTTGTTGTTTATATTTCTGTTGTTTGCGGGCGCCCTGTGGGCCAACGTCTACGTCACAATCAGTGTAACAGCGGATTTATCGttcaaatataccgtccgaccctcagaaatgcaccaaaatatacggtctctttttttaaatataccgCAAAAATACTGACGAATTAACCAAGTTCCATCGTACATATTTCTCAATTTTCATATTCCGTGagatattactagctagatagaacatttagctatgcccacataattttatacgatttatgaatcaattttctacctgactggcttattttaaccACTTGCTTTTATTCGATTTTTTCTAGTTAGGGAAAAATGTTATGGAGCGAATCACTTGAGTAATCGCACAGTAAGCTTG
The sequence above is a segment of the Drosophila pseudoobscura strain MV-25-SWS-2005 chromosome X, UCI_Dpse_MV25, whole genome shotgun sequence genome. Coding sequences within it:
- the LOC4812283 gene encoding probable RNA methyltransferase CG11342, giving the protein MEIRNDDPGAVQYGNFMNYYQFNSASERVKLLPDKDIWLPAVLEDEKRPYLVLDVGCNCGVFTQMLHSYLEDRLQRSVQILGVDIDERLIQRAKEENTCPGKITYECVDVMNGSDFETVLSYLHSQERQKFDAICCYSITMWIHLNHHDEGLKLFLRSLTHLSELLVVEPQPWKCYQRAEKRLKKAGEVFPLFLELKWRSDVEKQIDIYLEQTLDRRKMFESTPTKWQRRICFFR
- the LOC117185097 gene encoding uncharacterized zinc finger protein CG2678 gives rise to the protein MDDLKKMCCRICLKDAEPPVDIFAKQKHDESLPYEPEDIPANLIKECTGLNVDEGDGHHQHLCEPCFKALRNAYRFKRRYSRTMQRHAPVKREPTDEQTSIIPNDAAQEQTVNVKNEIDVDAVDSTAPVFNEAENDNTAAEYFEIIETDDLDLTNIKSEEDGDLEEMGNTITPDTPLMKRPFTIRVVAQEEDPAPNIAGPPPLHYQCIHCPKTFPKKVQLILHSRSHKKEKSSNEDDQPAEMNN
- the LOC6900041 gene encoding alpha-tocopherol transfer protein-like, yielding MPPQIRALTPELQQTANEQLHEVPDRLEADLEAFKTWIKQQPHLNSRTDDQFLVAFLRGCKFSLERAKSKLDKYYTLRTKYPDHFNVTTTRGPKFREIHQTGALVYLPTPLNGNGPRIAIWRMGLCPVEKYNILECMQVAQAMQEITILEDDYANVNGIVFIMDMKGATAAHMFQMTPSMAKKFTVFSEEALPLRPKAQHFINTITGFEQVFNIFKPMMSKKMQGRLFVHGSKMGLLTEQVPLQYLSKNYGGENGAIEDIVAAWEKKFDEYEDFFQANATYRTDESLRPGNPIDFEGLFGIEGSFRKLNVD
- the mRpS6 gene encoding probable 28S ribosomal protein S6, mitochondrial translates to MPSYELALVLRQLPRPELISVIRRTAEAILDKGGIIRKLENLGTRALPHKVSEHGVVHRVGTHFTIAFDTAPTKISDLKEEFGRDIDIVRRYIFKVEEPEEHKCTLHEEMLPPAYRKDVQQLIATAQKKQKPKYNYNSGLDYYPFQK